The following are encoded in a window of Mycobacteroides chelonae CCUG 47445 genomic DNA:
- a CDS encoding 3-hydroxyacyl-CoA dehydrogenase family protein, whose translation MTYSPPTNIANRPVTVLGAGTLGRRIALTFATRGGAVHLYDVSEDSLKSAKEFLDQRVPELVKARADVGATPASVEFFTDLPSAVKDAWYVVESVPEVQALKIDILGQLDDIAAPDAIIGTNSSSFMSSELIGKVKHPERFLNTHYGQPPEAPQAELMTDGQTDERIFDILSAELPTHGFVTAVARTESVGFIINRVWAAIKREALAVVAEGVSTPTEFDRIWVAAHMSPVGVFRAIDQVGLDVALDIEENYIKHFPHIPTTSRDLLQRYVDDGKLGVKSGEGFYNDYPKPSHG comes from the coding sequence ATGACGTACTCACCCCCGACAAACATCGCCAATCGACCCGTCACCGTCTTGGGCGCGGGCACACTCGGCCGCCGCATCGCCCTCACCTTCGCAACGCGTGGCGGCGCGGTGCATCTCTACGACGTATCCGAGGACTCACTGAAGTCGGCCAAGGAATTCCTCGATCAAAGAGTTCCGGAGTTGGTCAAAGCCAGAGCCGATGTGGGCGCCACACCGGCGAGTGTCGAGTTCTTCACCGATCTGCCCAGTGCGGTGAAAGACGCTTGGTATGTCGTCGAATCCGTTCCCGAGGTGCAGGCACTCAAAATCGATATCCTCGGCCAACTCGATGACATCGCCGCGCCCGACGCGATCATCGGCACCAACTCGTCGTCCTTCATGAGCAGCGAGCTCATCGGCAAGGTCAAACACCCCGAAAGATTTCTGAACACTCACTACGGCCAGCCTCCCGAAGCCCCGCAGGCCGAGCTGATGACCGACGGACAGACCGATGAACGGATCTTCGACATCCTTAGCGCAGAGCTGCCCACGCACGGCTTCGTCACTGCCGTCGCACGCACGGAAAGTGTTGGGTTCATCATCAATCGAGTGTGGGCTGCCATCAAGCGGGAAGCCTTGGCCGTCGTTGCCGAGGGCGTTTCGACACCGACAGAATTCGACCGGATCTGGGTCGCGGCACACATGAGCCCGGTGGGTGTGTTTCGCGCGATCGATCAGGTAGGCCTCGATGTCGCGCTGGACATCGAAGAAAACTACATCAAGCACTTCCCCCATATCCCCACCACATCGCGGGACCTTCTGCAGCGATATGTAGATGACGGCAAGCTGGGTGTGAAATCCGGCGAGGGGTTCTACAACGACTACCCGAAGCCGTCACACGGCTGA
- a CDS encoding 3-hydroxyacyl-CoA dehydrogenase NAD-binding domain-containing protein has product MSDQQKTMAVVGAGVIGLSWARLARDHGWRVGITDPREDLDAVVEATFGADDPDVFASHTLAEVVAEADLVQENGPERLAVKHDLFGQFLESAPEHAVLATSSSSIGATLIADGLDASDRIVVGHPFNPPELMPLVEVVPGAHTSDSTLRTALELYRALGRAPIVIRREVPGFVANRLQVALTREALYLVAEGVVSVPDLDFALQNSLGLRWAATGLFEGNALGGGPEGARHLYKGLGAEVGKITPGTPPSDPQIIEQLLEAIDAAYGTGDENYHRLLTRRNERTRAVLAALHQLDA; this is encoded by the coding sequence ATGAGCGATCAGCAGAAGACCATGGCAGTCGTCGGCGCCGGCGTCATCGGACTGTCGTGGGCACGGCTGGCCCGTGACCATGGGTGGCGCGTTGGCATAACCGATCCCCGCGAGGACCTCGATGCGGTGGTTGAAGCAACCTTCGGCGCAGATGACCCCGACGTGTTCGCCAGCCACACACTCGCCGAGGTCGTCGCCGAAGCAGACTTGGTCCAAGAAAACGGTCCCGAGCGCCTAGCCGTCAAACACGACCTATTCGGCCAGTTCCTGGAGTCGGCCCCCGAGCACGCGGTGTTGGCCACCTCAAGCTCCTCGATCGGCGCGACGCTCATCGCCGACGGCCTCGATGCAAGCGACCGCATCGTTGTCGGTCATCCTTTCAACCCGCCCGAGTTGATGCCTCTCGTTGAGGTGGTTCCCGGAGCGCATACGAGTGATTCCACGCTTCGGACCGCTCTCGAACTGTATCGAGCTCTGGGCCGCGCGCCGATCGTGATTCGTCGCGAGGTCCCCGGTTTCGTCGCCAACCGGCTCCAGGTAGCACTCACGCGCGAGGCTCTATACCTCGTCGCGGAAGGTGTGGTCAGCGTCCCGGACCTCGACTTCGCCCTCCAGAACTCGCTTGGTTTACGCTGGGCCGCAACAGGATTGTTCGAAGGAAACGCACTGGGCGGCGGCCCGGAGGGCGCGCGGCATCTGTATAAGGGCCTTGGTGCCGAGGTAGGCAAGATCACGCCGGGAACTCCCCCATCGGACCCACAGATCATCGAACAACTACTCGAAGCAATCGACGCCGCCTATGGGACCGGCGACGAGAACTACCACCGGCTACTGACGCGACGCAACGAACGCACCCGTGCGGTCTTGGCGGCACTACATCAACTAGATGCCTGA
- a CDS encoding PucR family transcriptional regulator, translating to MCAEQCRIIRERVAAYRDPALVTDDDLFAAGRDQMVFVLEVMGAGAPDTSVAGRVGRLRAEQGVPLADVMSAYRAGGQFLWDQILQAIDAAGLSRQELRAAASQAWQNQDIYTDAMAEGYREVVVEQLIHRDQERSALVGGLIDGRLPAGMTAGDAAHLLGLPESGCFVVVAIDSGPLDYRALRAAEKTLGDRGFASAWRVEPDMQVGVVALVMRSRLGELGEALRGLVAQRIGVSPVYDGYPPHGSALNYAKAALLAATGDEAVLAFDVNPYAIAAVTDPPTMERYCDLVLGGLGDIGAADRQLLVSTFQQWVTCDGSIPATAGAMFCHPNTVRYRLRRLKQLTGRDIARPRDIAELHLAIEAERRLNPP from the coding sequence ATGTGCGCCGAACAATGTCGGATCATTCGCGAACGCGTCGCCGCATACCGGGATCCTGCGCTGGTCACCGATGACGATCTATTCGCGGCCGGCCGTGACCAGATGGTGTTCGTCTTGGAGGTAATGGGAGCGGGAGCCCCCGATACGAGTGTGGCGGGGCGGGTCGGCAGGCTGCGCGCAGAACAAGGGGTGCCGTTGGCCGACGTGATGTCGGCCTACCGGGCCGGGGGCCAATTTCTATGGGACCAAATCTTGCAGGCGATTGACGCAGCCGGCTTGTCGCGGCAGGAATTGCGGGCCGCGGCTTCACAGGCGTGGCAGAACCAGGACATCTATACCGACGCGATGGCCGAGGGGTACCGCGAGGTCGTCGTCGAGCAGCTCATCCACCGGGATCAGGAACGTTCTGCGCTGGTAGGTGGGCTCATCGACGGCCGCTTACCAGCGGGCATGACCGCAGGGGATGCGGCACATCTACTCGGTCTACCGGAATCCGGGTGCTTCGTCGTGGTTGCCATTGATTCGGGGCCGCTCGACTACCGCGCGTTGCGCGCTGCGGAGAAGACCCTGGGCGACCGTGGCTTTGCCTCCGCATGGCGGGTTGAGCCCGATATGCAGGTGGGAGTGGTTGCGCTCGTTATGCGTTCGCGGCTCGGAGAGCTGGGCGAAGCGCTCCGCGGTCTTGTCGCGCAGCGAATAGGGGTTAGCCCGGTATATGACGGCTACCCTCCGCATGGTTCGGCTCTGAACTATGCCAAGGCCGCTTTGTTGGCGGCCACCGGGGACGAGGCGGTTTTGGCGTTCGACGTGAATCCCTATGCGATAGCGGCGGTTACCGATCCACCGACCATGGAGCGATACTGCGATCTGGTGTTAGGTGGCCTCGGTGACATTGGTGCCGCGGATCGGCAATTGCTGGTGAGCACCTTTCAGCAGTGGGTCACCTGTGACGGTTCCATTCCGGCCACTGCAGGTGCGATGTTCTGCCATCCCAACACCGTGCGGTATCGGTTGCGCAGGCTCAAGCAACTGACGGGACGCGATATCGCTCGCCCCCGTGACATCGCCGAGCTGCATCTCGCCATCGAAGCCGAGCGCCGCCTCAACCCTCCCTAG
- a CDS encoding SDR family NAD(P)-dependent oxidoreductase: MPKTIVITGANAGIGLASAHRLAADGHTIVMACRNQEKANAARDQILEATPGARVDVLSLDLSSFGHIRRFATELAAQHPHVDVLINNAGASPMRQSKTEDGFELQWGANYLGPFLLTHLLLPQLQAAPTGDARIIHLASVAHSVGRINENTWRGRRFYFTFSAYAQSKMGNLLFSNALARRLPEGVTSNALHPGNVRSDIWREIPQPARSLVMLALITPERPSQLITDMAVSEEHHGRNGEYLAAQTPSPVRRYTKNQAAQDDLYAKSCGLVGVEPLPVRG, translated from the coding sequence ATGCCCAAGACGATCGTCATCACCGGCGCCAACGCCGGCATCGGCCTGGCCAGTGCGCACCGATTGGCCGCCGATGGACACACCATCGTCATGGCGTGCCGCAATCAAGAGAAAGCCAACGCCGCCCGCGACCAGATCCTGGAAGCGACGCCGGGCGCGCGGGTCGATGTCCTGTCGCTGGATTTGTCTTCGTTCGGACACATCCGACGTTTCGCCACTGAGCTGGCAGCACAGCATCCCCACGTCGATGTGTTGATCAACAATGCCGGCGCCTCACCCATGCGCCAGTCCAAAACCGAGGATGGTTTCGAGCTGCAATGGGGGGCCAATTATCTGGGCCCCTTCTTGCTGACGCACCTGCTGCTTCCTCAGTTGCAGGCCGCACCAACCGGCGATGCCCGCATCATCCATCTGGCTTCGGTCGCCCACAGCGTGGGCAGGATCAACGAAAACACCTGGCGAGGAAGGCGTTTCTACTTCACTTTCTCTGCCTATGCGCAGTCCAAGATGGGTAATCTCCTGTTCAGCAATGCGCTGGCCCGTCGCCTTCCTGAAGGTGTCACGTCGAACGCACTGCATCCCGGCAACGTCAGATCCGACATTTGGCGTGAGATACCGCAGCCCGCGCGGTCGCTGGTGATGCTGGCTCTGATCACACCGGAGCGGCCGAGTCAGCTGATCACCGACATGGCGGTATCGGAGGAGCACCACGGGCGCAATGGGGAATACCTCGCCGCACAAACACCGAGCCCGGTGCGGCGCTACACCAAAAACCAAGCGGCGCAGGATGACCTGTACGCCAAGAGTTGCGGACTCGTCGGTGTCGAGCCGTTACCGGTCCGCGGCTAG
- a CDS encoding anthrone oxygenase family protein, with translation MGRRILMYFTVFGIAMWFFGNLYEAVVIGPNIAGDTKEQLRAFQQFTEVTNPVYYYIPLTQIAAVTLIVWFVRTPWRAPEKRSLFIASLAEIAAVALSIYIITKLNMTLFFGSLGETPEELHRLALQWNLLNLVRAGVTALALVFALGALTKVRARTSTQIP, from the coding sequence ATGGGCCGTCGGATACTGATGTACTTCACCGTGTTCGGGATCGCGATGTGGTTCTTCGGAAACCTCTACGAGGCCGTCGTGATCGGACCGAACATCGCCGGTGACACCAAGGAACAGCTACGGGCCTTTCAGCAGTTCACCGAGGTCACCAACCCGGTGTACTACTACATCCCGCTCACCCAGATCGCCGCCGTCACGCTGATCGTCTGGTTCGTGCGCACCCCATGGCGGGCCCCGGAGAAGCGCTCACTGTTTATCGCGAGCCTCGCCGAGATAGCGGCGGTCGCTCTCTCGATCTACATCATCACCAAGCTCAACATGACGCTCTTCTTCGGATCGCTTGGCGAAACTCCCGAGGAGCTCCACCGTCTCGCGCTGCAATGGAATCTGCTCAACCTCGTCCGGGCTGGGGTGACGGCACTAGCACTGGTGTTTGCCCTGGGGGCATTGACCAAAGTACGTGCGCGGACGTCGACGCAAATCCCTTAA
- a CDS encoding membrane protein: MTKLLLSIHVLAVILAVGPIAVAASMFPAFARRAAATPDGGGELGSLRTLHRVCRVYAVVGIAIPMFGLPLADLMGVLGSPWLIASLMLTGIAAVVLVFVMLPRQQRVLVQLGDGESLDARVFARLAMFTGIFNLLWAAVTVLMIVRPGSSTGV, from the coding sequence GTGACCAAGCTATTGCTCTCCATCCATGTGCTGGCGGTGATTCTTGCGGTGGGGCCAATCGCCGTGGCAGCCAGCATGTTTCCGGCATTCGCGCGGCGGGCCGCCGCCACGCCCGATGGTGGCGGCGAGCTGGGAAGTCTGCGCACCCTGCATCGGGTCTGCCGGGTATATGCCGTGGTAGGGATTGCGATTCCGATGTTTGGTCTGCCGCTGGCCGATCTGATGGGGGTGCTGGGCAGCCCCTGGCTGATCGCATCGCTGATGCTCACCGGCATAGCGGCGGTGGTGCTGGTGTTTGTGATGCTGCCGCGCCAACAACGGGTGTTGGTCCAGCTGGGCGATGGTGAGTCCCTCGATGCGCGGGTATTCGCGCGGTTGGCGATGTTCACCGGGATCTTCAACCTGTTGTGGGCAGCGGTGACCGTGCTGATGATCGTGCGCCCAGGGTCCAGTACCGGCGTCTAG
- a CDS encoding DMT family transporter has protein sequence MDTATAAPARSRWLPLRFAALALVWGASFLFIKVGLQGLSALQVAAARLDFGALTLASLVVLLRVWLPRELKVWGHIGVVSLTLCVIPFVLYPWAEQSIDSGLASIYNAATPLMTTLVTLVALRAERPGRMQLLGLGLGFLGVCVVLAPWQLIGHGEPVLAQFACLGATMSYGIGFVYMRKYVTPLGLPALAVAGIQVGLGAVLMTAVVALADHHRMAITPAVLLSMAALGVLGTGLAYVWNTQIVNGWGATAASSVTYLAPVIGVLLGALVLNERIGWHEPLGGAIVVAGIILSRKGSR, from the coding sequence GTGGACACCGCGACTGCCGCCCCTGCCCGTAGCCGCTGGCTTCCCTTGAGGTTCGCCGCTCTTGCTTTGGTGTGGGGTGCGAGTTTCCTGTTCATCAAGGTCGGGCTGCAAGGACTGTCGGCGCTACAGGTGGCTGCCGCGCGTTTGGACTTCGGTGCCCTGACGCTGGCATCTCTGGTTGTGCTGCTGCGTGTTTGGCTGCCGCGCGAGCTCAAGGTGTGGGGGCACATCGGCGTTGTCTCGCTGACCTTGTGCGTCATTCCGTTCGTGCTCTATCCCTGGGCTGAGCAGAGCATCGACTCGGGGCTGGCCAGCATCTACAACGCGGCGACCCCACTGATGACCACATTGGTGACCCTTGTCGCCTTGCGCGCTGAGCGACCGGGCCGGATGCAGCTGCTGGGATTGGGGCTCGGGTTTCTGGGGGTGTGCGTGGTGTTGGCCCCGTGGCAGTTGATCGGCCACGGAGAGCCGGTGCTGGCGCAGTTCGCGTGCTTGGGGGCAACCATGAGCTACGGGATCGGGTTTGTGTACATGCGCAAGTACGTCACGCCGCTGGGGCTACCCGCGCTTGCGGTCGCCGGTATTCAGGTGGGTTTGGGAGCGGTGCTGATGACCGCCGTGGTGGCGCTCGCTGACCATCACCGGATGGCGATCACCCCCGCCGTGCTGCTGAGCATGGCGGCTCTCGGGGTGCTGGGCACCGGACTGGCGTACGTCTGGAACACCCAGATCGTCAACGGATGGGGTGCCACCGCCGCGTCCTCGGTCACCTACCTGGCCCCGGTGATCGGGGTGCTGCTGGGGGCACTGGTCTTGAACGAGCGAATCGGATGGCATGAACCCCTGGGAGGGGCGATCGTGGTCGCAGGAATCATATTGAGCCGCAAGGGAAGTCGCTGA
- a CDS encoding AraC family transcriptional regulator: MTDHPEYFADQPKSHSWFSDSPDIDAFSGVLSAIGLRGETVMRCSSEPPFDIALPSNERVLHIAETPGLRVHIDGDLEHTLGAGDMVLLARGTAHRLAQGEPTCVRNLSAADGHVSARDSHTATRWVSGRFTAEKKAADPLLSVLPPAIVVRTDQPGHEWLSLSLQLVLAEVVTPSPGSWVMLSRILDLLFIHALREWSTSDRAEPGWLTAALDPRLAPVLTAIHNNLAHPWSIAELAKHAQQSRSAFTQRFTALLGQPPAGYITERRLDRAAHLLRFSTDAVSQVGRAVGYTSDAAFSRAFQRRFGEPPLRWRMRHRSR, translated from the coding sequence ATGACCGATCATCCTGAATATTTTGCCGATCAGCCAAAATCGCACAGCTGGTTCTCAGATTCTCCCGATATCGACGCCTTCTCGGGAGTCTTGTCCGCCATCGGGTTGCGCGGAGAAACCGTCATGCGTTGCTCCTCCGAGCCGCCTTTCGACATCGCACTACCTTCGAACGAGCGCGTGCTGCACATCGCAGAAACTCCGGGCCTTCGCGTGCACATCGACGGAGATCTCGAGCACACCCTCGGCGCAGGGGACATGGTGCTGCTGGCACGGGGTACGGCGCACCGCCTCGCCCAGGGCGAGCCAACCTGTGTCCGAAATCTTTCCGCGGCGGACGGGCACGTGAGCGCGCGTGATAGCCACACCGCAACCCGTTGGGTCAGTGGACGATTCACCGCGGAGAAGAAGGCCGCCGACCCCCTGCTGTCGGTCCTGCCGCCAGCCATCGTCGTGCGGACCGACCAGCCCGGACATGAATGGCTATCACTGTCTCTCCAGCTCGTGCTGGCCGAAGTCGTCACGCCCAGCCCGGGCTCCTGGGTGATGCTCTCACGGATCCTGGACCTGCTGTTCATTCACGCACTGCGGGAGTGGTCGACCTCCGACCGCGCCGAACCAGGCTGGCTCACCGCGGCTCTGGATCCCCGGCTTGCACCCGTCCTCACCGCGATACACAACAACCTGGCGCACCCCTGGTCCATCGCGGAGCTCGCCAAGCACGCGCAGCAGTCACGCTCGGCCTTCACCCAACGATTCACCGCGCTGCTGGGGCAACCGCCCGCCGGTTACATCACCGAGCGACGGCTCGACCGGGCAGCGCATCTGCTGCGCTTCAGCACCGACGCGGTGAGCCAGGTCGGCAGAGCCGTCGGTTACACCTCCGACGCCGCGTTTAGCCGGGCGTTCCAACGCCGATTCGGCGAGCCTCCGCTGCGGTGGCGCATGCGGCACCGGTCCAGGTGA
- a CDS encoding alpha/beta hydrolase translates to MSSKPAIVLVHGFWGGAAHWGNVIVELHKRGYGELYAVENPLTSLADDAARTRQMVEQIDGPVLLVGHSYGGAVITEAGDLPNVAGLVYVAAFAPDAGESPGQLTEQLPPAAAANLAPDSDGYLWIKQDKFRESFAQDLPEDAALIMAVTQKAPLASTFGDAITAPAWKVKPSWYQVSTQDRMINPDNERKMAQRINPRKTIELDASHASLASQPVAIADLISEAAEELAG, encoded by the coding sequence ATGTCCAGCAAACCGGCTATCGTCCTGGTCCACGGATTCTGGGGTGGCGCCGCACATTGGGGGAACGTGATCGTCGAGCTGCACAAGCGTGGCTACGGGGAGCTATATGCGGTCGAGAACCCATTGACGTCACTGGCCGATGACGCTGCCCGCACACGGCAGATGGTGGAGCAGATCGACGGCCCGGTGCTCCTTGTCGGGCACTCCTACGGCGGCGCGGTGATCACCGAGGCGGGCGATCTCCCGAACGTGGCGGGCCTGGTCTATGTCGCGGCGTTCGCTCCCGACGCGGGGGAGAGCCCCGGTCAGCTGACCGAGCAGCTGCCGCCCGCGGCGGCAGCCAACCTGGCCCCGGATAGCGATGGCTATCTGTGGATCAAGCAGGACAAGTTCCGTGAGAGCTTCGCGCAGGATCTGCCCGAGGATGCGGCCCTCATCATGGCTGTCACTCAAAAGGCGCCGCTGGCATCGACATTCGGTGACGCCATCACGGCACCCGCATGGAAGGTCAAGCCCTCCTGGTACCAGGTATCCACGCAAGACCGGATGATCAACCCGGATAACGAGCGCAAGATGGCGCAGCGGATCAACCCCCGCAAGACCATCGAACTGGATGCCAGCCACGCCTCCTTGGCGTCGCAACCCGTTGCCATCGCCGATCTGATCTCCGAGGCCGCTGAGGAACTCGCCGGCTAA
- a CDS encoding MFS transporter has translation MTSTAEETTETPARQSRPVTFRQAFFVAVTAGLGYGFDSYAVNIYGLVLPEIKKTLHITEAQAGYIGSIFLLGYTIGTIGFGLAADRWGRKTTLGASILLYGITTALAGLTTNVAAFTGLRFLTGVGGAGELAVGAPYTAEVWPAKTRAIGVGGVIFSLFSLGYVLAAGVALALVPRFGWQAAFVVAIVPAVVLFLARQGIKESHRYTQTKAKVERGATKPTLWHVPGVRRRLIVGWLVYTANAIGYWGMTLFLTTYIVKKFHATSVEAIRYALIFFLLQAVFVFIGTALADWIGRRPSAILAAIIEIASTALGATSDSLSQYLVFGAISIATLGWLWGVGDTYVAELFPTVLRGTGFGIAVGGGRVVSIAAPTLVGWAITHYGIQTPYLALSGLWILTIVGYLLGPETKGKELEDLADEAFTEDLAT, from the coding sequence ATGACGTCGACAGCTGAGGAAACCACCGAGACACCCGCGCGGCAATCCCGCCCAGTGACCTTCCGGCAGGCGTTTTTCGTCGCCGTGACAGCGGGCCTCGGGTACGGCTTCGACTCGTATGCGGTGAACATCTACGGTCTGGTGCTGCCCGAGATCAAGAAGACGCTGCACATCACCGAGGCCCAGGCGGGCTACATCGGCTCGATCTTTCTGCTCGGCTACACCATCGGCACCATCGGCTTCGGTCTCGCCGCCGACCGGTGGGGTCGCAAGACGACACTCGGGGCCTCGATCCTGCTGTACGGCATCACGACCGCCCTGGCGGGTCTCACCACGAACGTCGCCGCATTCACCGGGCTGCGGTTCCTGACGGGCGTCGGCGGGGCCGGCGAGCTCGCGGTCGGCGCCCCCTACACCGCCGAGGTGTGGCCCGCCAAGACTCGTGCCATAGGCGTTGGCGGCGTCATCTTTTCACTGTTCTCGCTGGGATACGTGCTCGCCGCCGGCGTTGCCCTGGCCCTAGTTCCACGGTTCGGCTGGCAGGCGGCATTCGTCGTCGCGATCGTGCCCGCGGTCGTACTTTTCCTTGCCCGGCAAGGCATCAAGGAATCTCACCGCTACACCCAGACGAAAGCCAAGGTCGAACGCGGCGCCACCAAACCCACGCTGTGGCATGTCCCCGGCGTGCGTCGACGGCTCATTGTCGGCTGGCTGGTCTACACCGCCAACGCGATCGGCTACTGGGGCATGACACTCTTCCTGACCACATATATCGTCAAGAAGTTCCACGCCACTTCGGTGGAAGCGATCCGCTACGCCCTGATCTTCTTTCTGCTGCAGGCCGTCTTCGTCTTCATCGGCACCGCACTCGCCGACTGGATAGGGCGGCGCCCCTCGGCCATCCTCGCCGCAATAATCGAAATCGCTTCTACTGCACTGGGAGCCACGTCAGACTCGCTCTCGCAGTATCTGGTGTTCGGCGCCATCTCCATCGCGACACTCGGTTGGCTGTGGGGCGTCGGCGATACCTACGTCGCCGAGCTGTTCCCCACTGTGTTGCGTGGCACCGGATTCGGTATCGCGGTCGGCGGTGGTCGCGTCGTCTCTATCGCCGCGCCTACCCTGGTGGGCTGGGCCATAACGCATTACGGAATTCAAACGCCGTATCTTGCGCTGAGCGGGCTGTGGATCCTGACGATTGTCGGATACCTGCTGGGCCCTGAAACCAAGGGCAAGGAGCTCGAAGACCTTGCCGACGAGGCCTTTACCGAAGATCTGGCGACCTAA
- a CDS encoding site-specific integrase, which produces MAGNTPRGIRKRLGASGQPRYQVRYLVRDASSSSGWAETSTTFATLREAKAFKADRDNEAARGHQRFDPRLGRTPLAAIWEQYAATKKPAVSPKTWSGYTQHWQLRIQPRFGHVPVDEISRADVQKFLDALTVGPWAKVSTLRLLRSILEVAREDGRIHRNPALGVSPGRIPERERHRYLTTVEVAALAAACVDQGDVVTILAYTGLRWSELVGLRVGDIDLDAKRLHVRRAAPEVEGRIVIGQTKTLNSKRTVPLPQVVIDALTPRIAGRKPDEPAVTSPNGALLRSNNWRRHTHWKKALKATKLAPLTIHDLRHTYASLARKSGADLRYVQKTMGHSTPTVTANIYSDLYADELDQVATNLDQLHKNETKPRNTGEKTGQEPDEEINP; this is translated from the coding sequence ATGGCCGGAAACACCCCGCGCGGAATCCGCAAGCGCCTTGGCGCATCCGGGCAACCTCGCTATCAAGTCCGCTACCTCGTACGAGACGCGTCGTCTTCGTCTGGCTGGGCGGAAACCTCGACCACGTTCGCCACGCTGCGAGAAGCCAAAGCGTTCAAGGCCGACCGTGACAATGAAGCTGCCCGAGGCCATCAGCGTTTCGACCCTCGTCTGGGCCGCACCCCGCTCGCAGCGATTTGGGAACAATATGCGGCCACGAAAAAGCCTGCGGTATCGCCGAAGACGTGGAGCGGCTATACGCAACACTGGCAGCTTCGCATCCAACCGCGATTCGGCCATGTGCCCGTCGATGAAATCAGCCGCGCCGACGTACAGAAGTTCCTAGACGCCCTCACCGTGGGGCCATGGGCGAAAGTGTCTACCCTGCGGCTTCTGCGCTCCATTCTGGAGGTCGCCCGTGAGGATGGTCGTATCCACCGCAACCCCGCACTCGGTGTCTCCCCTGGACGCATCCCCGAACGCGAGCGCCACCGCTATCTCACAACCGTGGAAGTTGCCGCGCTGGCTGCCGCCTGCGTCGACCAGGGTGATGTTGTCACGATCCTGGCCTATACCGGCTTGCGCTGGTCCGAGCTAGTCGGCCTGCGCGTCGGTGACATCGATCTCGACGCCAAGCGCCTGCACGTTCGCCGTGCCGCACCCGAAGTCGAAGGCCGCATCGTCATCGGCCAAACCAAGACTCTCAACTCCAAACGCACCGTCCCTCTACCCCAAGTCGTCATTGACGCACTCACGCCGCGTATTGCCGGCCGCAAGCCCGACGAACCCGCCGTGACATCACCCAACGGAGCATTACTGCGCTCGAACAACTGGCGCAGGCACACGCACTGGAAGAAAGCTCTGAAAGCCACCAAGCTCGCACCGCTGACTATCCATGATCTGCGGCACACCTACGCCAGCCTGGCCCGGAAATCCGGCGCAGACCTGCGCTACGTACAGAAAACCATGGGCCACTCCACACCCACCGTGACCGCCAACATCTACAGCGACCTCTACGCAGACGAACTCGACCAAGTGGCCACGAATCTCGACCAACTGCACAAGAACGAGACGAAGCCCCGAAACACGGGCGAGAAGACCGGACAAGAACCGGACGAAGAAATCAATCCATAG
- a CDS encoding helix-turn-helix transcriptional regulator, producing the protein MVIHGIREALIASGNFPELLTAEQVSALLRVSAATLNRWAAIRETTGQQVGPPCYSLSERVRRWDSGEVRKWLKGVAR; encoded by the coding sequence ATGGTGATCCACGGTATCCGAGAGGCCCTGATCGCATCCGGAAACTTCCCAGAACTGTTGACCGCCGAACAGGTTTCGGCGCTGCTGCGGGTCTCCGCAGCCACCCTGAACCGGTGGGCCGCGATCCGGGAAACCACCGGCCAGCAGGTCGGCCCGCCTTGCTACTCGCTGTCCGAGCGGGTACGTCGCTGGGATAGCGGCGAGGTCCGCAAATGGCTCAAAGGGGTCGCGCGCTGA